A part of Rhinoderma darwinii isolate aRhiDar2 chromosome 1, aRhiDar2.hap1, whole genome shotgun sequence genomic DNA contains:
- the LOC142750577 gene encoding perilipin-2-like has product MAEMVEEQQNVVVRLINLPLVSSTYDMVSSVYVNTRDNHPYLKSVCDVAEKSVRTITSVAVTSAMPILQKLEPQIAMANTIACVGLDKIEEKLPILYQPTDKVVANASEAVVGAKDAVIQGFTGVVDKTKVAVQDSVAMTKSVVNGSINTVLGSSVVKIMSNRVDAALTKSETLLEQYLPPTDEELVKEATKTEGFELSVDQPSYYVRLGSLSAKARKRAYQQALTRIKDVKCRSQESIAQLQNTVDLIEYARKNMNDANHKIHDAQEKIYNKWVEWTKGTGQDSGETESTEQIESRTLNIARHLTQQLQTTCLSLVTSVQGLPKNIQNKAQNVSALAADVYQNFRSASSFREMSDGLLTTSKDQFTKMKDSMDDVMDYLVNNTPLNWLVPDFSINDLV; this is encoded by the exons ATGGCTGAAATGGTGGAGGAGCAACAG AATGTGGTGGTAAGGCTGATAAACCTCCCATTGGTGAGCTCTACCTATgatatggtgtcttctgtctacgTGAACACCAGAGACAACCATCCGTACTTGAAGTCTGTATGTGATGTCGCAGAGAAAAGTGTGCGGACTATCACGTCTGTGGCTGTGACCAGTGCCATGCCAATCCTCCAGAAACTTGAGCCTCAAA TTGCTATGGCTAATACCATTGCCTGCGTTGGACTGGATAAGATTGAAGAGAAGCTGCCTATTCTCTATCAGCCGACTGACAAG GTTGTAGCGAACGCCTCAGAAGCAGTTGTTGGTGCCAAAGATGCTGTGATTCAGGGTTTCACAGGAGTAGTTGATAAAACTAAGGTGGCTGTGCAGGATAGTGTGGCGATGACCAAGTCTGTTGTGAACGGCAGCATTAACACTGTTCTGGGTAGCAGTGTAGTAAAGATTATGAGCAATCGTGTGGACGCTGCACTAACCAAGTCTGAAACTCTTCTGGAACAATACCTGCCCCCAACGGACGAAGAGTTGG TTAAGGAAGCCACAAAAACAGAAGGCTTTGAATTGTCCGTTGATCAGCCAAGCTATTATGTTCGTCTGGGATCCCTCTCGGCGAAGGCCCGCAAACGTGCTTATCAACAAGCTTTGACCCGAATCAAGGATGTGAAGTGCAGAAGTCAGGAATCCATTGCTCAGCTCCAGAACACTGTTGACCTG ATTGAATATGCAAGGAAGAACATGAATGATGCTAATCACAAAATCCACGATGCACAGGAGAAAATCTACAATAAGTGGGTGGAGTGGACAAAAGGCACAGGACAAGATAGTGGAGAAACTGAAAGCACTGAG CAAATTGAATCCCGCACTCTGAATATTGCCCGACACCTCACTCAGCAACTGCAAACCACATGTCTCTCCCTGGTCACAAGTGTTCAAGGACTTCCAAAGAAcattcagaacaaagctcaaaatGTTAGTGCCTTGGCTGCAGATGTCTATCAAAACTTCCGTTCTGCCTCTTCCTTCAGAGAAATGTCTGATGGCCTCTTAACCACCAGTAAGGACCAGTTCACAAAAATGAAGGACTCTATGGATGATGTGATGGACTACTTGGTTAACAACACTCCACTAAATTGGCTG GTACCTGACTTCAGCATCAATGACCTTGTCTGA